Proteins from a genomic interval of Medicago truncatula cultivar Jemalong A17 chromosome 3, MtrunA17r5.0-ANR, whole genome shotgun sequence:
- the LOC120579314 gene encoding uncharacterized protein: MRKERFPSQRKSKLQPRGDGPFQVLSRINDNAYKIELPGEYGVSTTFNVADLSPFDVGLNSRSNSFQEGGNDEDIVQDISDAIQSLGGPMTRARARRVNDALVHFIIKSIEGSAQVEEGVAQVEEKEPKFIIIIQECDSGTIKA, from the coding sequence ATGAGAAAGGAAAGATTCCCATCACAAAGGAAGTCCAAACTTCAACCAAGAGGAGATGGACCCTTTCAAGTACTTTCTAGAATCAATGACAATGCTTACAAAATAGAACTTCCAGGTGAGTATGGAGTAAGTACTACTTTTAATGTTGCTGATTTGTCTCCTTTTGATGTAGGTCTAAATTCGAGGTCGAATTCTTTCCAAGAAGGAGGGAATGATGAGGACATAGTCCAAGACATAAGTGATGCAATACAAAGCCTAGGAGGTCCTATGACAAGGGCACGTGCAAGAAGAGTCAATGATGCCTTAGTTCACTTCATAATCAAATCAATAGAAGGTTCAGCCCAAGTTGAAGAAGGTGTGGCCCAAGTGGAAGAAAAAGAACCAAAGTTCATTATTATCATCCAAGAATGTGATAGTGGCACAATAAAAGCATAA